Proteins encoded in a region of the Anguilla anguilla isolate fAngAng1 chromosome 10, fAngAng1.pri, whole genome shotgun sequence genome:
- the vdac3 gene encoding voltage-dependent anion-selective channel protein 3 isoform X1, producing the protein MAVPPAYADLGKSAKDIFSKGYGFGTVKLDLKTKSQSGVMEFNTSGSSNTDTGKAAGTLETKYKAKDLGLSFSQKWNTDNNLTSEITLEDQLAQGLKLTFDTSFVPNTGKKSGKLKTGYKRDYMNLGCDVDFDFAGPTVHAAAVLGYEGWLAGYQMAFDTAKSKLAQNNFALGYKAGDFQLHTNVNDGTEFGGSIYQKVSEQLETAVSLAWTAGSNNTRFGIGAKYQLDKDASLSAKVNNASLVGVGYTHTLRPGVKVTLSALVDGKNFNAGGHKVGLGFELEA; encoded by the exons ATGGCTGTTCCTCCTGCGTACGCCGACCTGGGCAAGTCCGCCAAAGACATCTTCTCCAAGGGCTATG GTTTCGGGACCGTGAAGCTGGACCTGAAGACAAAGTCCCAGAGTGGAGTT ATG gagttCAACACCTCTGGCTccagcaacacagacacaggtaaagCTGCTGGTACCCTGGAGACCAAGTACAAGGCCAAGGACCTGGGCCTGAGCTTCAGCCAGAAGTGGAACACTGACAACAACCTGACGTCCGAGATCACCCTGGAGGACCAG ttGGCTCAGGGGCTGAAGCTGACCTTCGACACGTCATTTGTGCCAAATACGGG GAAGAAGAGCGGGAAGCTGAAGACTGGGTACAAGCGGGACTACATGAACCTGGGCTGCGACGTGGACTTCGACTTCGCGGGCCCCACGGTGCACGCCGCCGCCGTGCTGGGGTACGAGGGCTGGCTGGCGGGGTACCAGATGGCCTTCGACACCGCCAAGTCCAAACTGGCGCAGAACAACTTCGCCCTGGGCTACAAGGCCGGGGACTTCCAGCTGCACACCAACGT GAATGATGGGACGGAGTTCGGCGGCTCCATCTACCAGAAGGTGAGCGAGCAGCTGGAGACGGCGGTGAGCCTGGCCTGGACCGCCGGCAGCAACAACACCCGCTTCGGCATCGGTGCCAAGTACCAGCTGGACAAGGACGCGTCGCTGTCT GCCAAAGTGAACAACGCCAGTCTGGTGGGAGtcgggtacacacacaccctcaggcCAG GAGTGAAGGTCACTCTCTCCGCGCTGGTCGACGGCAAGAACTTCAACGCCGGGGGACACAAGGTGGGGCTCGGGTTCGAGCTGGAGGCGTAG
- the vdac3 gene encoding voltage-dependent anion-selective channel protein 3 isoform X2 yields the protein MAVPPAYADLGKSAKDIFSKGYGFGTVKLDLKTKSQSGVEFNTSGSSNTDTGKAAGTLETKYKAKDLGLSFSQKWNTDNNLTSEITLEDQLAQGLKLTFDTSFVPNTGKKSGKLKTGYKRDYMNLGCDVDFDFAGPTVHAAAVLGYEGWLAGYQMAFDTAKSKLAQNNFALGYKAGDFQLHTNVNDGTEFGGSIYQKVSEQLETAVSLAWTAGSNNTRFGIGAKYQLDKDASLSAKVNNASLVGVGYTHTLRPGVKVTLSALVDGKNFNAGGHKVGLGFELEA from the exons ATGGCTGTTCCTCCTGCGTACGCCGACCTGGGCAAGTCCGCCAAAGACATCTTCTCCAAGGGCTATG GTTTCGGGACCGTGAAGCTGGACCTGAAGACAAAGTCCCAGAGTGGAGTT gagttCAACACCTCTGGCTccagcaacacagacacaggtaaagCTGCTGGTACCCTGGAGACCAAGTACAAGGCCAAGGACCTGGGCCTGAGCTTCAGCCAGAAGTGGAACACTGACAACAACCTGACGTCCGAGATCACCCTGGAGGACCAG ttGGCTCAGGGGCTGAAGCTGACCTTCGACACGTCATTTGTGCCAAATACGGG GAAGAAGAGCGGGAAGCTGAAGACTGGGTACAAGCGGGACTACATGAACCTGGGCTGCGACGTGGACTTCGACTTCGCGGGCCCCACGGTGCACGCCGCCGCCGTGCTGGGGTACGAGGGCTGGCTGGCGGGGTACCAGATGGCCTTCGACACCGCCAAGTCCAAACTGGCGCAGAACAACTTCGCCCTGGGCTACAAGGCCGGGGACTTCCAGCTGCACACCAACGT GAATGATGGGACGGAGTTCGGCGGCTCCATCTACCAGAAGGTGAGCGAGCAGCTGGAGACGGCGGTGAGCCTGGCCTGGACCGCCGGCAGCAACAACACCCGCTTCGGCATCGGTGCCAAGTACCAGCTGGACAAGGACGCGTCGCTGTCT GCCAAAGTGAACAACGCCAGTCTGGTGGGAGtcgggtacacacacaccctcaggcCAG GAGTGAAGGTCACTCTCTCCGCGCTGGTCGACGGCAAGAACTTCAACGCCGGGGGACACAAGGTGGGGCTCGGGTTCGAGCTGGAGGCGTAG